One stretch of Streptococcus australis DNA includes these proteins:
- a CDS encoding MarR family winged helix-turn-helix transcriptional regulator — MKKINDLLYQLHLTDQMITQLFEKQLGISLTRYQILQFLLQQSPCNQIAVQEKLQIDQAALTRHFKILESEGYVSRKRNPANQREVLVELTQEAKNQLLVSPPKHHLRVKEQMESILSTTEQKELTTLLTKLVSGLEKIEF, encoded by the coding sequence ATGAAAAAAATTAACGACTTACTGTACCAGCTCCATTTAACAGATCAGATGATCACTCAACTTTTTGAGAAACAATTGGGAATTAGTTTGACCCGCTATCAAATCTTGCAGTTTTTACTGCAGCAGTCACCCTGCAACCAGATTGCCGTTCAGGAGAAGTTGCAAATCGACCAGGCGGCCTTGACCCGTCATTTTAAGATACTAGAGTCAGAGGGCTATGTCAGTCGCAAGCGTAATCCGGCCAATCAACGAGAAGTCTTAGTTGAATTAACCCAAGAAGCCAAGAATCAACTCTTAGTCAGTCCGCCTAAACATCATTTGCGAGTGAAGGAACAGATGGAGAGCATCTTATCGACAACCGAGCAGAAAGAGCTAACAACTTTACTGACGAAACTAGTGTCAGGTCTAGAAAAAATAGAATTTTAA
- a CDS encoding DUF1304 domain-containing protein gives MSIITTILATLVALEHFYIFYLESMATQSDATSRVFNMDKEELTRPSVTSLFKNQGIYNALLGVFLLYGIYFSQSLEIVSIFVLFVLGAATYGSLTADKKIILKQGGPAILTLLSILLLK, from the coding sequence ATGTCAATCATTACTACTATTTTAGCAACCCTTGTTGCCCTCGAACATTTTTATATCTTTTATTTGGAGAGTATGGCAACCCAATCAGATGCAACCAGCCGAGTCTTTAATATGGACAAGGAAGAGTTGACTCGACCCTCTGTCACCTCACTATTTAAAAATCAAGGGATTTATAATGCTTTGCTGGGTGTCTTTCTCTTGTATGGGATTTATTTTTCGCAAAGTTTGGAAATTGTGAGCATCTTTGTTTTATTTGTGCTTGGTGCAGCGACCTACGGTTCTCTGACAGCAGACAAGAAGATTATTCTGAAGCAAGGTGGACCCGCTATTTTGACTCTGCTGAGTATTTTACTTTTGAAATAA
- a CDS encoding DUF975 family protein, which produces MKYPKIDLKNIRLQTRQFQAENPRLFLVYLLPSMLVILSGFLNPLARLQESVLEQSFFSMLAQVLQTYLFPLVVSFVSTIFLAGAAFATLRLFKDPDTELSVKSSLTLFAEERFSQTFLTLLLKRFYLFLWSIPNLVGVYFLFYSNLLARRFVALHPEFPKLNLSSVETEQFLMTFGLYFFASLILMIVGNLLYVPQHYAYSQVEFLLCDTLDLGQAKPSQILKTSRFLMKGYKFQRFVLDLQLLPWYFLNWITFGIASFSLLPYIQNNHIFFYRALLARKRRNG; this is translated from the coding sequence ATGAAATACCCAAAAATTGATTTAAAAAACATCCGTCTGCAGACTAGGCAATTTCAGGCTGAAAATCCCCGCCTCTTTCTTGTCTATCTCCTTCCTAGTATGCTGGTCATCTTATCAGGCTTTCTCAACCCCTTGGCTCGTCTCCAAGAAAGTGTTTTAGAGCAATCCTTTTTCAGCATGCTGGCGCAAGTGCTCCAAACCTATCTCTTCCCACTAGTGGTTTCTTTTGTGAGCACGATTTTTCTAGCAGGTGCTGCTTTTGCGACACTCCGACTCTTCAAGGATCCTGATACGGAACTCTCAGTAAAATCAAGCCTGACCCTCTTTGCTGAAGAGCGCTTCTCACAAACCTTTCTAACCCTGCTCCTCAAACGTTTCTATCTTTTTTTATGGAGTATTCCAAACTTAGTAGGCGTTTATTTTCTCTTTTATAGCAATCTCTTGGCTCGGAGATTTGTCGCCTTACATCCTGAATTTCCAAAACTAAACCTCTCATCAGTTGAAACGGAGCAGTTCCTTATGACCTTTGGACTCTACTTTTTCGCGAGTCTCATCTTGATGATTGTAGGCAATCTCCTCTACGTACCGCAACATTATGCCTACTCGCAGGTAGAATTCCTCCTCTGCGACACTCTGGATTTAGGACAGGCTAAACCAAGCCAAATCCTTAAAACCAGCCGTTTCTTGATGAAGGGTTATAAATTCCAGCGTTTTGTCCTCGACTTACAACTACTCCCTTGGTACTTCCTCAACTGGATCACCTTTGGAATTGCTAGCTTTTCACTCCTTCCCTATATCCAAAACAATCACATCTTCTTTTACAGAGCCCTACTAGCCCGTAAACGTCGAAATGGATAA
- the tgt gene encoding tRNA guanosine(34) transglycosylase Tgt encodes MSDSPIKYRLIKKEKHTGARLGEIITPHGTFPTPMFMPVGTQATVKTQSPEELKEMGSGIILSNTYHLWLRPGDELIARAGGLHKFMNWDQPILTDSGGFQVYSLADSRNITEEGVTFKNHLNGSKMFLSPEKAISIQNNLGSDIMMSFDECPQFYQPYDYVKKSIERTSRWAERGLKAHRRPHDQGLFGIVQGAGFEDLRRQSAHDLVSMDFPGYSIGGLAVGETHEEMNAVLDFTTQLLPENKPRYLMGVGAPDSLIDGVIRGVDMFDCVLPTRIARNGTCMTSQGRLVVKNAQFAEDFTPLDPECDCYTCKNYTRAYLRHLLKADETFGIRLTSYHNLYFLLNLMKQVRQAIMDDNLLEFREYFVEKYGYNKSGRNF; translated from the coding sequence ATGTCAGATTCACCAATCAAATACCGTTTGATTAAGAAAGAAAAACACACAGGAGCTCGTTTGGGAGAAATCATCACTCCCCATGGTACCTTCCCAACGCCTATGTTTATGCCAGTTGGGACCCAAGCTACTGTCAAGACACAGTCACCAGAGGAGTTGAAGGAGATGGGTTCAGGGATTATCCTGTCTAATACTTATCATCTGTGGCTCCGTCCAGGAGACGAACTCATCGCACGCGCAGGAGGGCTCCACAAGTTCATGAACTGGGACCAGCCAATCTTGACGGATAGTGGTGGTTTTCAGGTTTATTCCCTAGCAGATAGCAGAAATATCACAGAAGAAGGAGTAACCTTTAAAAACCATCTCAATGGTTCCAAGATGTTCCTATCACCAGAAAAGGCCATTTCTATTCAGAATAATCTAGGTTCAGACATCATGATGTCCTTTGACGAATGTCCTCAGTTTTACCAACCTTACGACTACGTTAAGAAATCAATTGAACGTACTAGCCGTTGGGCTGAGCGTGGTTTGAAGGCTCACCGTCGTCCACATGACCAAGGCTTGTTTGGGATTGTGCAGGGGGCAGGATTTGAAGACCTTCGTCGTCAGTCAGCTCATGATCTTGTTAGCATGGACTTTCCAGGGTACTCTATCGGTGGACTAGCCGTTGGAGAAACCCATGAAGAGATGAATGCAGTCTTGGACTTCACAACTCAACTCCTTCCTGAAAACAAACCTCGCTATTTGATGGGAGTGGGAGCCCCAGATAGCTTGATTGATGGGGTCATTCGTGGGGTGGATATGTTTGACTGTGTCTTGCCAACTCGTATCGCTCGTAACGGGACTTGTATGACCAGCCAAGGTCGTTTGGTTGTCAAGAATGCCCAGTTCGCTGAGGACTTTACGCCACTGGATCCTGAGTGTGATTGCTACACATGTAAGAACTATACACGCGCCTACCTTCGCCACTTGCTCAAGGCTGACGAAACCTTCGGTATCCGCTTGACTAGCTACCACAATCTCTACTTCTTGCTCAATCTGATGAAGCAGGTCCGTCAAGCCATCATGGATGACAATCTCTTGGAATTTCGTGAGTATTTTGTGGAAAAATATGGCTACAACAAGTCAGGACGTAATTTCTAA
- a CDS encoding acyltransferase family protein, producing the protein MRIKWFSLIRITGLLLVLLYHFFQTIFPGGFFGVDVFFTFSGFLITSLLLEEFGKARQIDLLGFFKRRFYRIVPPVVLMVLVTMPFTFLVRQDYVAGIGGQIAGVLGFMTNFYEMLTGGSYESQFIPHLFVHNWSLAVEVHYYILWGLAVWFLSKRSKSSSQLRGMVFLLSAGAFIISFFSMFIGSLMASSYSSVYFSSLTHVYPFFLGSILATVVGVRQTSDLVKQFDRTWNLRQNLLVFTAGLLVLVLLTFFVKFTYLFAYLFGFLLASLAAVTMIFAARVLHEKTPEIQEPRIITFLADTSYAVYLFHWPFYIIFSQLMSNLPAVILTIIFSYFFAILSFYIIEPLIAGKTNPLIRKISRLPHIKPISASGVSILTLITLVIITVAPQVGAFETDLMVNGFKQAQTNIGQTKTLAEQAEASRLGISEGTSLIGDSVALRANTALQEALPEANINAQVSRTTKQANDIMLNNSQNKVLLKTVVIATGVNGPENYKDDLDTIVKNLPKGHHLILVTPYEGDKSKETYKSVEQYAAYARELAEKNPYVSIADWNKVAKEHPEIWAGTDQVHFGNDSNMIEEGAKLYAETIAAAVKAAQEQPVKSK; encoded by the coding sequence ATGCGTATTAAATGGTTTTCCTTGATTAGGATTACAGGTTTACTTTTGGTGCTTTTGTACCACTTCTTTCAAACGATCTTTCCTGGAGGATTCTTTGGGGTAGATGTCTTTTTTACTTTTTCAGGATTTTTGATCACTTCCCTCCTTTTAGAAGAATTTGGGAAGGCACGTCAGATTGATTTGCTGGGCTTTTTTAAGAGACGGTTTTATCGTATCGTGCCACCTGTGGTGCTGATGGTTTTAGTGACCATGCCTTTTACTTTCTTGGTTCGTCAAGACTATGTTGCTGGAATTGGTGGTCAGATTGCTGGAGTTCTCGGTTTTATGACCAACTTCTATGAAATGTTAACAGGGGGAAGTTACGAATCTCAGTTCATTCCCCACCTCTTTGTTCATAATTGGAGTTTGGCTGTTGAGGTTCACTACTACATCCTTTGGGGATTGGCTGTCTGGTTCTTATCTAAACGATCAAAATCTAGTAGTCAGTTGAGAGGGATGGTCTTTCTCCTTTCTGCTGGAGCTTTTATCATTAGCTTTTTCTCCATGTTTATTGGTAGTCTAATGGCTAGTTCCTATTCATCTGTCTACTTTTCAAGTTTGACTCATGTCTATCCCTTCTTTTTAGGAAGCATTTTGGCGACAGTTGTGGGTGTTCGTCAGACGAGCGATTTAGTAAAGCAATTTGATCGGACGTGGAATCTTCGTCAGAATCTATTGGTGTTTACTGCGGGGCTTTTGGTGCTAGTGCTCTTGACTTTCTTTGTCAAGTTCACCTACCTGTTTGCGTACTTATTTGGCTTCTTGCTAGCAAGTTTAGCGGCAGTGACCATGATTTTTGCTGCGCGTGTCTTGCATGAGAAAACGCCTGAGATACAAGAACCTCGGATAATTACATTTTTAGCGGATACTAGCTACGCGGTTTATCTCTTCCACTGGCCTTTTTATATTATCTTTTCTCAGTTGATGAGTAATCTGCCTGCTGTTATTCTGACAATCATCTTTTCTTATTTCTTTGCTATCCTATCCTTCTATATTATTGAGCCATTGATTGCCGGTAAGACCAATCCTTTAATACGGAAGATTAGTCGACTACCTCATATTAAACCGATTAGTGCTAGTGGTGTTTCCATTCTTACTTTGATTACCTTGGTTATCATAACTGTGGCTCCCCAAGTTGGAGCTTTTGAGACAGACTTGATGGTCAATGGTTTCAAGCAAGCACAGACCAATATAGGACAAACAAAAACTCTTGCTGAGCAAGCAGAGGCTAGCCGACTTGGAATTTCTGAGGGAACGAGTCTGATTGGAGATTCGGTAGCCTTGCGTGCTAATACAGCCTTACAAGAGGCCCTTCCTGAAGCAAATATCAACGCTCAGGTTAGTCGGACGACCAAGCAAGCCAATGACATCATGCTCAATAACAGCCAGAACAAGGTACTTCTAAAAACAGTTGTCATTGCAACGGGTGTAAACGGACCAGAGAATTACAAAGATGACTTAGATACGATAGTTAAAAACCTCCCCAAAGGCCACCATCTGATTCTTGTAACTCCTTATGAAGGTGACAAGAGCAAGGAGACTTACAAATCAGTTGAGCAGTATGCGGCTTATGCACGGGAATTAGCTGAAAAGAATCCTTACGTGAGCATCGCCGACTGGAATAAGGTTGCTAAGGAGCACCCTGAAATCTGGGCTGGAACCGACCAAGTCCACTTTGGAAATGATAGCAACATGATTGAAGAAGGTGCTAAGTTATACGCAGAAACAATTGCAGCTGCTGTTAAGGCCGCTCAAGAACAGCCTGTGAAATCAAAATAA
- the nagA gene encoding N-acetylglucosamine-6-phosphate deacetylase — MPNYIKADQFFYPHGVRRGGYLELVDGKFGKHVEEIPEGADVIDYTGYSIAPGLVDTHIHGFGGVDVMDNNIEGTLHTMSEGLLSMGVTSFLPTTLTSSYEQLLAVTENIGARYQEASGAKIRGIYFEGPYFTEKYKGAQNPAYMKDPRMDEFRAWQKAANGLLNKIALAPEREGVEDFVRTITGEGVTVALGHSNATFDEAKKAVDAGASVWVHAYNGMRGLTHRELGMVGAMYELPHTYAELICDGHHVDPKACDILLKQKGTENIALITDCMTAGGLEDGDYMLGEFPVVVANGTARLKSTGNLAGSILKLKDGLKNVVEWGIANPHEAVMMASLNPAKSVHIDDVCGQIREGYDADFIVLDKDLELVATYLDGVKRYQA; from the coding sequence ATGCCTAATTATATTAAAGCGGATCAGTTTTTCTACCCACACGGAGTTCGTCGTGGCGGCTACTTGGAACTTGTGGATGGTAAGTTTGGAAAGCATGTAGAAGAGATTCCTGAAGGCGCTGACGTCATTGACTATACAGGATACAGCATTGCGCCAGGGCTTGTGGATACGCACATTCATGGATTTGGCGGTGTGGATGTCATGGATAATAATATCGAAGGCACCCTTCATACTATGAGTGAAGGGCTCCTCAGCATGGGAGTAACGAGTTTCTTGCCAACAACTTTGACCTCATCTTATGAGCAATTGCTTGCGGTAACAGAAAATATCGGTGCTCGTTATCAGGAAGCAAGTGGAGCTAAGATTCGGGGAATCTATTTTGAAGGGCCTTATTTCACAGAGAAATACAAGGGAGCTCAAAACCCTGCCTACATGAAAGATCCTCGTATGGATGAGTTTCGTGCTTGGCAAAAAGCAGCAAATGGCTTGCTTAATAAAATTGCCCTTGCGCCAGAGCGTGAAGGTGTAGAAGACTTTGTTCGTACGATTACGGGTGAAGGAGTGACGGTGGCTCTTGGGCACTCAAATGCGACTTTTGATGAAGCTAAAAAAGCAGTCGACGCTGGAGCAAGTGTTTGGGTGCATGCCTACAATGGCATGCGTGGGTTGACTCACCGTGAGCTCGGTATGGTTGGTGCCATGTATGAGTTGCCACATACTTACGCAGAATTGATTTGTGATGGCCACCACGTGGATCCAAAGGCCTGTGATATTTTGCTCAAACAAAAAGGAACAGAAAATATTGCTCTCATCACAGACTGTATGACAGCTGGTGGCTTGGAAGACGGCGACTACATGTTGGGAGAATTCCCAGTTGTCGTTGCAAATGGAACTGCTCGCCTCAAATCTACTGGAAACTTGGCAGGTTCTATCCTCAAACTCAAAGATGGTTTGAAGAATGTGGTCGAATGGGGAATTGCGAATCCACATGAAGCGGTCATGATGGCGAGCCTCAACCCAGCTAAATCTGTTCACATCGATGATGTCTGTGGTCAAATCCGTGAAGGTTACGACGCTGACTTTATCGTACTAGATAAAGATTTGGAATTGGTAGCAACCTACCTAGATGGTGTGAAACGTTATCAAGCATAA
- a CDS encoding DUF1033 family protein, which translates to MYRVIEMYGDFEPWWFIEGWEEDVIMSQSFDKYYDALKYYKSCWFELEKKNPLYKSRSDLMTIFWDPADQRWCDECDEYLQQYHSLALLQDEQVIPDEKLRPGYEKQTGQEKHRSCRMKWR; encoded by the coding sequence ATGTATCGTGTTATAGAAATGTATGGGGATTTTGAACCGTGGTGGTTCATAGAAGGTTGGGAAGAAGATGTCATCATGAGTCAATCTTTTGACAAGTATTATGATGCTCTAAAATATTATAAATCATGCTGGTTTGAGCTGGAAAAGAAGAATCCTCTTTATAAGAGTCGGAGCGATTTGATGACTATTTTTTGGGATCCTGCTGACCAACGCTGGTGTGATGAGTGCGATGAGTATTTGCAGCAGTACCATTCTTTGGCACTTTTACAGGATGAGCAAGTCATCCCCGATGAAAAGCTACGTCCAGGTTATGAAAAACAAACAGGTCAAGAAAAACACCGTTCTTGCCGTATGAAATGGAGATAA
- the comGA gene encoding competence type IV pilus ATPase ComGA, producing MVQEIAQKIIATAKKKGAQDIYFIPKEATYELHMRIGDERCLVDSYEFNVLAAVISHFKFVAGMNVGEKRRSQLGSCDYQYDEKVSSLRLSTVGDYRGHESLVIRLLHDEEQDLHFWFQDIGELGKQYRQRGLYLFAGPVGSGKTTLMHELAKSLFKGQQVMSIEDPVEIKQEEMLQLQLNEAIGLSYENLIKLSLRHRPDLLIIGEIRDSETARAVVRASLTGATVFSTIHAKSIRGVYERLLELGVTEEELAVVLQGVCYQRLIGGGGIVDFANKDYQEHQPTSWNEQIDQLLKDGHITSLQAETEKISYS from the coding sequence ATGGTACAAGAAATTGCACAGAAAATTATTGCTACTGCTAAGAAAAAAGGAGCTCAGGATATCTATTTCATTCCCAAGGAAGCTACTTATGAACTTCATATGCGAATTGGTGATGAGAGGTGTTTAGTTGACTCCTATGAGTTTAATGTTTTAGCTGCTGTGATTAGTCATTTCAAGTTTGTGGCTGGGATGAATGTAGGAGAAAAGCGTCGCAGTCAGCTGGGTTCTTGTGATTATCAGTATGACGAAAAGGTTTCTTCACTGCGTTTGTCCACCGTGGGAGATTATCGGGGACATGAGAGTTTGGTCATTCGTTTGTTACACGATGAGGAGCAGGATCTGCATTTCTGGTTTCAGGATATTGGAGAACTGGGCAAGCAGTACAGGCAAAGAGGACTCTATCTATTTGCAGGTCCAGTCGGAAGTGGCAAGACGACGCTGATGCACGAATTGGCCAAATCCCTTTTTAAGGGACAGCAGGTTATGTCCATCGAAGACCCTGTCGAGATCAAGCAAGAAGAGATGTTGCAATTGCAGTTGAATGAGGCGATTGGCTTGAGCTATGAAAATCTGATCAAACTGTCTCTCCGGCATCGTCCTGATCTCTTGATTATCGGTGAAATTCGGGATAGCGAGACAGCGCGAGCAGTAGTTAGAGCCAGTTTGACAGGGGCGACGGTCTTTTCAACCATTCATGCCAAGAGTATCCGAGGTGTTTATGAACGCCTTCTGGAGTTGGGTGTGACGGAGGAGGAACTAGCAGTTGTCCTGCAAGGAGTCTGCTACCAGAGATTAATCGGGGGAGGAGGAATCGTTGACTTTGCAAACAAAGACTATCAAGAACACCAGCCAACTAGCTGGAATGAGCAGATTGACCAGCTTCTTAAAGATGGACATATCACAAGTCTTCAGGCTGAAACGGAAAAAATTAGCTACAGCTAA
- the comGB gene encoding competence type IV pilus assembly protein ComGB — MDISQVFRLKRKKLATAKQKKIITLFNNLFSSGFHLVEIISFLGRSALLEKNYVAQMHQGLSQGKSFSEMMDSLGFSSAIVTQLSLAEVHGNLHLSLGKIEEYLDNLAKVKKKLIEVATYPLILLGFLLLIMLGLRNYLLPQLDSSNIATQIIGNLPQIFLGMVGFVSILALLALTFYKRSSKMRVFSMMARFPFLGIFVQTYLTAYYAREWGNMISQGMELTQIFQIMKEQGSQLFKEIGQDLAQALQNGREFSQTIATYPFFKKELSLIIEYGEVKSKLGSELEIYAEKTWEAFFTRVNRTMNLVQPLVFIFVALIIVLLYAAMLMPMYQNMEVNF; from the coding sequence ATGGACATATCACAAGTCTTCAGGCTGAAACGGAAAAAATTAGCTACAGCTAAGCAAAAGAAAATCATCACCCTGTTTAACAATCTCTTCTCCAGTGGCTTTCATTTGGTGGAAATTATTTCTTTCTTGGGCAGAAGTGCTCTGCTGGAAAAGAACTATGTGGCCCAGATGCACCAAGGCTTGTCTCAGGGAAAATCCTTCTCGGAAATGATGGACAGTTTGGGCTTTTCAAGTGCCATTGTGACCCAGCTATCCCTAGCTGAGGTGCACGGGAATCTCCATCTTAGTTTGGGAAAGATAGAAGAGTATCTAGACAATCTGGCTAAGGTCAAGAAAAAATTAATCGAAGTGGCGACTTATCCCCTGATTTTGCTGGGATTTCTCCTGCTAATCATGCTGGGGTTGAGGAATTATTTGCTGCCTCAACTGGACAGTAGCAATATTGCTACCCAAATCATCGGCAATCTGCCACAAATTTTTCTAGGCATGGTAGGGTTTGTTTCCATACTTGCCCTTTTAGCCCTTACTTTCTACAAAAGAAGTTCCAAAATGCGCGTCTTTTCGATGATGGCACGGTTTCCCTTTCTGGGAATCTTTGTCCAGACCTATCTGACGGCCTATTACGCGCGTGAATGGGGCAATATGATTTCACAGGGAATGGAGCTGACGCAGATTTTTCAAATCATGAAGGAACAAGGTTCCCAACTCTTTAAAGAAATCGGTCAAGATCTGGCTCAAGCCCTACAAAATGGCCGTGAATTTTCTCAAACCATAGCGACCTATCCCTTCTTTAAAAAGGAGTTGAGTCTCATCATTGAGTATGGGGAAGTCAAATCCAAGCTGGGGAGTGAGTTGGAAATCTATGCTGAAAAAACTTGGGAAGCCTTTTTTACCCGAGTCAACCGCACCATGAATCTGGTGCAGCCACTGGTTTTTATCTTTGTGGCCCTAATTATCGTTTTACTTTATGCGGCAATGCTCATGCCCATGTATCAAAATATGGAGGTAAATTTTTAA
- the comGC gene encoding competence type IV pilus major pilin ComGC, with protein sequence MKKLMTNLKKAKVQAFTLVEMLVVLLIISVLLLLFVPNLTKQKDAVDDKGKAAVVKVVESQAELYRLDKNDDVSLSKLQADGRITAEQAKAYKEYHDKQKTSQTVAD encoded by the coding sequence ATGAAAAAACTCATGACAAATTTAAAAAAAGCCAAGGTTCAAGCTTTTACTTTGGTAGAGATGTTAGTGGTCCTGTTAATCATCAGTGTTCTTCTCTTGCTCTTTGTGCCCAACTTGACCAAGCAAAAGGATGCCGTAGATGACAAAGGAAAAGCTGCTGTTGTCAAGGTCGTGGAAAGTCAGGCAGAACTCTATCGTTTGGATAAAAATGATGATGTCAGCCTCAGCAAATTACAAGCAGACGGGCGTATCACTGCTGAGCAAGCTAAAGCCTATAAAGAATACCATGATAAACAAAAAACAAGTCAAACTGTTGCAGATTAA
- the comGD gene encoding competence type IV pilus minor pilin ComGD, translating to MINKKQVKLLQIKAFTMFESLLVLGLVSIIALALSGSVQSSFAAVEEQIFFMEFEELYRETQKRSVASQQKTSLSLDGQTISNGSQKLIVPKGIQAPSGQTIHFDRAGGNSSLAKVEFQTIKGAIRYQLYLGNGKIKRIKETKN from the coding sequence ATGATAAACAAAAAACAAGTCAAACTGTTGCAGATTAAGGCCTTTACCATGTTTGAAAGTCTATTGGTTTTGGGACTTGTGAGTATCATTGCTTTGGCTTTATCAGGTTCAGTCCAGTCCAGTTTTGCAGCGGTAGAGGAGCAGATTTTCTTTATGGAGTTTGAAGAACTCTATCGGGAGACCCAAAAACGTAGCGTAGCTAGTCAGCAAAAGACAAGTTTAAGCTTAGACGGACAGACCATTAGCAATGGCAGTCAAAAATTGATCGTTCCCAAAGGGATTCAAGCACCATCAGGACAGACGATTCACTTTGACCGGGCTGGGGGCAATTCGTCCCTGGCTAAGGTTGAATTTCAAACCATCAAAGGAGCGATTCGCTATCAATTATATCTAGGAAATGGAAAAATTAAACGCATTAAGGAAACAAAAAATTAA
- the comGE gene encoding competence type IV pilus minor pilin ComGE produces MEKLNALRKQKIKAVILLEAVVALAIFASIATLLLGQIQQNRRLEAEILQKEEVLRVAKMALQTGQNQVKVNGVEIQVFASEKGLEVYHGSEKMLDLKEQ; encoded by the coding sequence ATGGAAAAATTAAACGCATTAAGGAAACAAAAAATTAAGGCAGTGATTTTACTAGAAGCAGTAGTCGCTCTGGCTATCTTTGCCAGCATTGCGACTCTCCTTTTGGGGCAAATCCAACAAAATCGACGGTTAGAGGCGGAAATCTTGCAAAAAGAGGAAGTTCTACGAGTAGCCAAGATGGCCTTGCAGACGGGGCAAAATCAAGTGAAAGTCAATGGAGTGGAGATTCAGGTCTTTGCTAGCGAAAAAGGATTGGAGGTCTACCATGGGTCAGAGAAAATGTTGGATCTTAAAGAGCAGTAA
- the comGF gene encoding competence type IV pilus minor pilin ComGF, giving the protein MGQRKCWILKSSKVRAFTLLESLLALIVISGGLLLFQAMSQLLISEVRYQQQSEQKEWLLFVDQLEAELERSQFKKVEDNHLYLKQDGKDIAMGKSKSDDFRKTDSSGRGYQPMVYGLKSAQITEENQLIRFRFQFQKGLEREFIYRVEKAKS; this is encoded by the coding sequence ATGGGTCAGAGAAAATGTTGGATCTTAAAGAGCAGTAAGGTAAGAGCTTTTACTCTTTTAGAATCTCTGCTTGCCCTTATCGTCATTAGCGGTGGTTTGCTTCTCTTTCAAGCCATGAGTCAGCTCCTTATTTCAGAAGTGCGCTACCAGCAACAAAGCGAGCAAAAGGAGTGGCTCTTATTTGTGGACCAGCTAGAGGCTGAGTTAGAGCGTTCGCAGTTTAAAAAGGTGGAGGACAATCACCTCTATCTGAAACAAGACGGCAAGGATATCGCTATGGGTAAGTCCAAATCAGATGATTTTCGGAAAACCGATAGCAGTGGTCGAGGTTACCAGCCAATGGTTTATGGCCTCAAATCAGCTCAGATCACAGAGGAAAATCAACTGATTCGTTTTCGTTTCCAATTTCAAAAAGGCTTAG